The Salvelinus sp. IW2-2015 linkage group LG31, ASM291031v2, whole genome shotgun sequence genome window below encodes:
- the LOC111956217 gene encoding relaxin-3 receptor 1-like, whose protein sequence is MSEADFQRIERFYQILNKDPSCNHSHLTFHNTSMVYDLDFPGDGSHWLRAIISVVYCAVATGGLLGNLLVLYLLCSTRTIVKSAINFFVFNLALADLLLSLALPFWAVDITLDYNWPFGLAMCKAVSLLTGLNVYASCFFLMAMSLTRYCSVATALKPAAPLGHKLCDSRVTTALIWAGALVAAAPRAVFADLNRVGMANDTACLLRFPKGTNWLAVNQLLRLLFGFLLPYFIMILSYLLLLRFLCRHKLNGVNPRRQAHVSKSVAVVVLSFCTCWFPYNVLTLWSALIQLDLTEISPSYYFVQTYLFPLANCLAFTSSCLNPVIYCLIRREYRKALRTLVLKSSLAIASKACLSAVNSNEGQNREGQLGIPLNNMESHTAQSYTKRSALPSTTLSLGPSPKGLCPLNVLT, encoded by the coding sequence ATGTCTGAGGCTGACTTCCAGAGAATTGAGCGGTTTTACCAGATCCTGAACAAGGACCCGTCCTGCAACCATTCCCACCTGACCTTCCATAACACCAGCATGGTATACGATCTGGACTTCCCTGGCGATGGCTCCCACTGGCTGCGCGCCATCATCTCCGTGGTGTACTGTGCCGTGGCCACCGGCGGACTGCTGGGCAATCTCCTCGTGCTGTACCTTCTCTGCTCCACCCGGACCATCGTCAAGAGTGCCATCAACTTCTTTGTGTTCAACCTGGCCCTGGCTGACTTGCTACTCTCCCTGGCTCTGCCGTTCTGGGCAGTAGACATCACCCTGGACTACAACTGGCCTTTTGGTTTGGCCATGTGCAAGGCCGTGTCCCTCCTGACGGGCCTCAACGTCTACGCCAGTTGCTTCTTCCTGATGGCCATGAGCTTGACCCGCTACTGTTCAGTGGCTACTGCACTCAAgcccgctgcaccactcggtcaCAAGCTTTGTGATTCCCGGGTAACTACCGCACTTATATGGGCCGGGGCACTGGTGGCTGCTGCACCGCGTGCCGTGTTCGCCGATCTCAACAGAGTAGGCATGGCCAATGACACTGCATGTCTGCTCCGCTTCCCTAAAGGTACAAATTGGCTGGCTGTCAACCAACTCCTGAGGCTTCTGTTTGGCTTCCTGTTGCCCTACTTCATCATGATCCTCTCCTACCTGCTCCTGCTGCGCTTCCTCTGCCGGCACAAGCTGAATGGTGTCAACCCACGGCGACAGGCACATGTCTCCAAGTCCGTGGCAGTTGTGGTGCTCTCCTTCTGCACCTGCTGGTTCCCGTATAACGTGCTAACTCTCTGGAGCGCGCTGATCCAACTGGATCTAACAGAAATCAGTCCCTCCTACTACTTTGTCCAGACCTACCTCTTCCCCTTGGCCAACTGTCTGGCCTTCACCAGTAGCTGCCTCAACCCTGTCATCTACTGCCTCATTCGCAGGGAGTACCGCAAGGCCCTGCGCACCCTGGTCTTGAAGTCAAGTCTAGCAATCGCTTCCAAAGCCTGCCTCTCGGCAGTCAACTCCAATGAGGGCCAGAACCGCGAAGGGCAGCTGGGCATCCCGCTCAACAATATGGAAAGCCACACGGCCCAGTCTTACACCAAGAGGTCAGCACTGCCCTCTACCACTCTATCGCTGGGTCCCAGTCCCAAGGGCCTCTGTCCGCTCAATGTCCTCACCTGA